The following are from one region of the Solwaraspora sp. WMMD792 genome:
- a CDS encoding histone-like nucleoid-structuring protein Lsr2: protein DRVRAYARTVLLMRDHLAAVAATLVEAAVGHRDGLPAEVADAVDRVDEVLRHDPDAYAVGTPPEPGPAGAGQPDPATDDGTRDEAAAAEPAAPDLAGSELTAADRAKIRAWATGQGLPVPRRGKIPADLVDAYRQAHSG, encoded by the coding sequence GGACCGGGTCCGCGCGTACGCCCGGACGGTGCTGCTGATGCGGGACCACCTGGCGGCGGTCGCGGCCACCCTGGTCGAGGCTGCCGTCGGCCACCGCGACGGCCTGCCCGCCGAGGTGGCCGACGCGGTGGACCGGGTCGACGAGGTGCTGCGCCACGACCCTGACGCGTACGCGGTCGGCACACCGCCGGAGCCAGGCCCGGCCGGTGCCGGCCAGCCCGACCCGGCAACCGACGACGGCACCCGGGACGAGGCGGCCGCCGCCGAGCCGGCCGCCCCGGACCTGGCCGGGTCGGAGCTGACCGCCGCCGACCGGGCCAAGATCCGGGCGTGGGCCACCGGGCAGGGTCTGCCGGTGCCCCGGCGGGGGAAGATCCCGGCCGACCTGGTCGACGCGTACCGGCAGGCGCACAGTGGATAG
- a CDS encoding HK97-gp10 family putative phage morphogenesis protein, producing the protein MARDTTVSVAGMDLLGRRLDRMPAAVQEGARRAVIGETRETADDMREGAPRDTGALAESVQEEIDAGGLTGRAVATARHATFVEHGTEDTPEQPFAQPAAERARRRFPRRVKKETGVSLRKLAR; encoded by the coding sequence GTGGCGCGTGACACGACGGTGTCGGTCGCCGGGATGGATCTGCTCGGCCGCCGCCTGGACCGGATGCCGGCAGCGGTGCAGGAGGGTGCCCGGCGGGCGGTTATCGGGGAGACGCGGGAGACGGCCGACGACATGCGTGAGGGCGCGCCCCGGGACACCGGCGCCCTGGCCGAGTCGGTGCAGGAGGAGATCGACGCCGGCGGGCTGACCGGCCGGGCGGTGGCCACGGCACGGCATGCGACGTTCGTCGAGCACGGCACCGAGGACACCCCGGAACAGCCGTTCGCGCAGCCGGCCGCCGAGCGGGCCCGGCGGCGGTTCCCGCGCAGGGTGAAGAAGGAGACGGGCGTGTCGCTGCGGAAGCTGGCCCGCTGA